One Antennarius striatus isolate MH-2024 chromosome 17, ASM4005453v1, whole genome shotgun sequence genomic window carries:
- the sumo3a gene encoding small ubiquitin-related modifier 3-like isoform X1 has protein sequence MSDEKPKEGVKTENDHINLKVAGQDGSVVQFKIKRHTPLSKLMKAYCERQGLAIRQIRFRFDGQPINETDTPAQLEMEDEDTIDVFQQQTGGCC, from the exons ATGTCAGACGAAAAGCCAAAG GAGGGAGTGAAGACCGAGAACGATCACATCAACCTGAAGGTTGCGGGTCAGGATGGGTCTGTGGTCCAGTTCAAAATCAAGAGGCACACACCTCTCAGCAAACTCATGAAGGCGTACTGTGAACGACAG GGCCTTGCAATAAGGCAGATCAGGTTCAGGTTTGATGGCCAGCCAATCAATGAGACGGACACACCTGCACAG CTGGAGATGGAAGATGAAGACACCATAGATGTATTCCAGCAGCAGACAGGCGGATGCTGCTAA
- the sumo3a gene encoding small ubiquitin-related modifier 3-like isoform X2 — MEEGVKTENDHINLKVAGQDGSVVQFKIKRHTPLSKLMKAYCERQGLAIRQIRFRFDGQPINETDTPAQLEMEDEDTIDVFQQQTGGCC, encoded by the exons ATGGAG GAGGGAGTGAAGACCGAGAACGATCACATCAACCTGAAGGTTGCGGGTCAGGATGGGTCTGTGGTCCAGTTCAAAATCAAGAGGCACACACCTCTCAGCAAACTCATGAAGGCGTACTGTGAACGACAG GGCCTTGCAATAAGGCAGATCAGGTTCAGGTTTGATGGCCAGCCAATCAATGAGACGGACACACCTGCACAG CTGGAGATGGAAGATGAAGACACCATAGATGTATTCCAGCAGCAGACAGGCGGATGCTGCTAA
- the pttg1ipa gene encoding PTTG1 interacting protein a yields MNPRFSIAVLLLGFGLATVWAQTAAPATVCEAKNGTSCEECLKNVTCLWCITTKSCITYPVRTILPPHSLCPLNDARWGLCWINFQILIITFAVIGGILIIAFLICLFCCCKCENFGAKRFEAKMQKQADKTRTKQQERKAAMKTKHEEIRKKFGLTGPNPYSKFS; encoded by the exons ATGAATCCGCGGTTTTCTATCGCCGTTCTCCTGCTCGGGTTCGGTTTGGCGACAGTTTGGGCTCAGACTGCCGCACCTGCCACag TTTGTGAGGCGAAAAATGGGACAAGCTGCGAAGAATGTCTGAAGAACGTCACG TGCTTGTGGTGTATCACAACCAAGTCCTGTATAACATATCCTGTGAGGACCATCCTTCCACCGCATTCACTCTGCCCACTGAATGATGCTCGCTGGGGCCTCTGCTGGA ttaATTTTCAGATATTGATAATTACATTTGCGGTGATCGGAGGAATCCTCATTATCGCCTTCCTGATCTGCCTGTTCTGTTGCTGCAAGTGTGAGAACTTTGG TGCCAAAAGATTTGAGGCCAAGATGCAGAAACAGGCTGATAAGACGAGAACCAAGCAGCAAGAAAG GAAAGCAGCgatgaaaaccaaacatgagGAAATCAGGAAGAAATTTG GGCTGACTGGGCCAAACCCATACTCCAAATTCTCATAA